The following are from one region of the Anomalospiza imberbis isolate Cuckoo-Finch-1a 21T00152 unplaced genomic scaffold, ASM3175350v1 scaffold_65, whole genome shotgun sequence genome:
- the LOC137467475 gene encoding antigen peptide transporter 2-like, with product MALPSAGLLPGVLLVADALALVLLMPLMPVLVALGVAGVWLEAALRLPVLAAATWLLAPRRPSGATAAAVTVAATPAVFGTFQHLLGPPGAGPGLLVAAAPAWLGVTHAAAALALLAWVTPPAPGGVPETPGDVPKAPGTVWRTLALTWEERKVLGAAVLCLVLAIVGETLGPYVTGKVLDAIGSGDGVTAGAVGMVAAAGATSVLFSGCRGSFFMLLKARLCQSLSLRLFSHLVHQDLDFFQGTPAAELLAQFSLEVPRVCMSVPMGANQLLRSLVMTLVVGTFMVGLAPGLALLAFLEVPFGIATHRIQSARKQALQRSMMEASARTASGVQESVAAIETIRIFSAEKEEEEQHRWNLAKELRLKEQMDLELAFFTLVHRVLQLSVRVLVLFQSHQQLRDRYITPGALVTFLLYQDRIGSHVQVLLYGFNEFLTNAAAGQKIWEYLDREPTGNLGGTREPPELQGHVNFQKVSFTYPGNPEHPVLKDVTFEVRSGEVTALAGPNGSGKSTAVALLERLRDPGSGTVLLDGIPLPEYEHQYLHRKVVLVEQDPLLFSGTIRENIVLGLENCKESELQEAATAAGAMDFIQGLEQGWDTEVGEHGGRLAAGERRRVALARALLRRPAVLILDEALDDGDEGAAQRWVRTGMAQTVLVVSHRPRVLDAADRLVVLERGAVVETGTPAELREHCGAYSRLLLGGGSTGQPEALRMGSEKGDASGRE from the exons ATGGCACTGCCGTCCGCTGGTCTCCTGCCCGGTGTTCTGCTGGTGGCTGATGCCCTGGCTCTGGTGTTACTGATGCCACTGATGCCGGTGCTGGTGGCGCTGGGCGTGGCGGGCGTGTGGCTCGAGGCCGCCCTGCGCTTGCCCGTCCTggccgcagccacgtggctgcTGGCCCCTCGCCGTCCCTCCGGAGCCACCGCGGCCGCCGTCACGGTTGCCGCCACCCCCGCGGTCTTCGGAACATTCCAGCACCTCCTGGGGCCTCCTGGGGCCGGACCGGGGCTCTTGGTGGCCGCCGCGCCCGCCTGGCTTGGGGTCACCCACGCCGCTGCCGCActggccctgctggcctgggtcacgcccccagcccctggcGGTGTCCCTGAGACCCCCGGTGACGTTCCCAAGGCTCCTGGCACCGTCTGGCGCACACTGGCACTGACCTGGGAGGAGCGGAAGGTCCTTGGAGCTGCTGTCCTCTGCCTCGTGCTGGCGATCGTTG GGGAGACATTGGGACCATACGTCACCGGGAAGGTCTTGGATGCCATCGGGAGTGGGGATGGAGTCACCGCCGGAGCTGTCgggatggtggcagctgctggagccacaAG TGTGCTGTTTTCTGGGTGCCGTGGGTCTTTCTTCATGCTGTTGAAAGCACGTCTCTGTCAGAGCCTGAGCCTCCGGCTCTTTTCCCACCTGGTGCACCAAGACCTGGACTTCTTCCAGGGAACACCAGCAG CTGAGCTCTTGGCTCAGTTTTCCCTGGAAGTGCCACGGGTGTGCATGTCAGTACCAATGGGAGCCAACCAGCTGCTCCGAAGCCTCGTCATGACCCTGGTGGTGGGGACATTCATGGTGGGGCTGGCACCAGGGCTGGCGCTGCTGGCATTTCTGGAGGTGCCTTTTGGAATCGCCACCCACCGTATCCAAAGCGCCCGGAAACAG GCACTTCAGCGATCCATGATGGAAGCATCTGCCCGGACAGCCTCAGGGGTGCAGGAATCTGTTGCCGCCATTGAGACAATCCGTATCTTTTCGgcggagaaggaggaggaggagcagcacaggtggAACCTGGCCAAGGAGCTGAGGCTGAAGGAGCAGATGGACCTGGAGCTGGCATTCTTCACCCTTGTCCATAGG GTGCTCCAACTGTCCGTCCGGGTCCTGGTGCTCTTCCAGAGCCACCAGCAGCTCCGTGACAGATACATCACTCCTGGGGCCCTCGTCACCTTCCTGCTGTACCAGGACAGAATTGGCAGCCATGTCCAG gTGCTGCTCTATGGCTTCAATGAATTCTTGACCAATGCGGCTGCTGGACAGAAGATCTGGGAATACCTGGATCGGGAACCCACAGGGAATCTTGGGGGGACGCGGGAGCCCCCCGAGCTTCAGGGCCATGTCAATTTTCAGAAGGTCTCCTTCACATATCCTGGGAATCCAGAGCACCCTGTGCTGaag gACGTGACCTTCGAGGTGCGTTCCGGGGAGGTGACAGCACTGGCGGGGCCCAATGGAAGCGGGAAGAGCACAGCTGTAGCGCTGCTGGAGCGGCTGCGGGATCCTGGGAGTGGGACGGTGCTGCTGGATGGGATCCCGCTGCCAGAATATGAACACCAGTACCTGCACCGCAAG gtggTGCTGGTGGAGCAGGATCCCCTCCTGTTTTCTGGAACAATCCGTGAAAACATcgtgctggggctggagaacTGCAAAGagtcagagctgcaggaggccgccactgctgctggagccatGGACTTCATCCAGGgactggagcagggctgggacactG AGGTGGGGGAGCATGGAGGGCGGCTGGCGGCAGGGGAGCGGCGCCGTGTGGCCCTGGCCCGGGCTCTGCTCAGGCGTCCGGCTGTCCTCATCCTCGACGAGGCACTGGATGATGGAGATGAGGGGGCG GCACAGCGCTGGGTGCGCACTGGGATGGCCCAGACCGTGCTGGTTGTTTCCCACCGTCCGCGGGTGCTGGATGCGGCCGATCGCCTCGTGGTGCTGGAACGTGGAGCCGTGGTGGAGACGGGGACACCAGCGGAGCTGCGGGAACACTGCGGGGCCTACAGCCGCCTGCTCCTTGGAGGAGGCAGCACTGGGCAGCCTGAGGCCCTCAGGATGGGCAGCGAGAAGGGGGATGCATCTGGCAGGGAGTAA